DNA sequence from the Sinorhizobium alkalisoli genome:
GCATGGTGCTGATGGGGGTCGCCGGCTGCGGCAAATCCTCGGTCGGGGCCGCACTCGCCAGGCGCATCGGTGCCGTCTATCTCGACGGCGACGATCTGCACCCCGCGGCAAATATCGCGAAGATGAGCCGGGGCGTTCCCTTGAGCGACGAGGACCGCTGGCCCTGGCTGACGCGCGTCGGCGAGGCACTTGCGGCCGGCGCCGGTCCGACGATCATTGGCTGTTCCGCTCTGAAACGCGCCTACCGCGACCACATTACCAGCGTGGGGGGTGCACCAGTGACCTTCATCCATCTCGTCGGCTCGGTCGAAGTCATCGAAAAGCGAATGAGGGTCCGGCAGGGCCATTTCATGCCGACGGCGCTGCTTGCGAGTCAGTTCGCGGCGCTCGAACCGCCGGGGGCCGAC
Encoded proteins:
- a CDS encoding gluconokinase, with protein sequence MLTAASQHRFDLPQRMVLMGVAGCGKSSVGAALARRIGAVYLDGDDLHPAANIAKMSRGVPLSDEDRWPWLTRVGEALAAGAGPTIIGCSALKRAYRDHITSVGGAPVTFIHLVGSVEVIEKRMRVRQGHFMPTALLASQFAALEPPGADENAISVDIDQPLEAIVDSIATQLGGTER